GTTCCTTCGGATCCTCGATGTATCTACTGACTAGATTTACTGAAAAAGTTATGTCTGGTCTTGTAATCTGACCGagatataataagaaataacttTGAGGGTCTGCTGGTATTTTAACTGGATTTGCTTTAGTCATATTGAACTTCTCCAATATTCTTTTACAATACAACCCTTGGTGCATACAATTGATCCACTAGATTTTCGCTCAATTTCTGTACCTAAAAACTAATTCAATTCTCCTTcggtaatattgaaatattgtctcaaatatttcatgaatgATTTTACATCCTCACTCGATGTAGCTGCAACTAGACCATCATCAACGAATATAGCGACAATTAATACGTTGTTATTTTCTCTATTAACAATAACACAGGGATCTGCTTTCGTTtctaatagataaaaattaagaagaaatgttttaaactttatgTTCCAACATCGTGGTGACAGCTTTAGACCATATAAACTGCGTTGAAGTCTCTGTACACCTTTTCTGTACAATAGTTGAGCACTTCTAGTTGTctcgtgtaatttttttcgtcCAAATATCCTTATAAAAAGGCTGTTTTAACGTCAAATTGTCGAAGTTGTAGTTGTTCTGCTGCTGATATAGCTGATATGATGGACCGAATTGAATCAAATTTTACCACAGGACCAAAagtttcattaaaatcaattcaaaATAGTTGGACTATATCATTTTGCTACTAGCCTAGCCTTATATTGATCAACATGTCcataaacattgtattttgttttatacacccaactacaatttacaatagttCTGTCCTTAGGTAAATGTACGAGAGTCCAAGTTCTATTTTGTTCAAGAGATTCCATTTCATTGTTTATGGCAAATTTTGTGACCCGACAGCTTCCTTGAAATACACTGGATCAGATTTGACTATGAAAAAAGCTGAATTATCATAACGTAATGGTTTCTTAATATTACTTCTATCTCGCAAGTTGTACACGTTGACATTTGACCCATCTCCTTGTTCGTGTTCTTGATCTTCATTGTTATCTTCACTTAttgattcaaatttattatccaTGCCTTCATCTCCTTCTGATTTATTGCTGTATTCTAATGGATCGTCTTTGTGTAAGCTAAGAACATCAATGTTATTaccatcatttaaattattagaacatTCTACAAATTGGTCATTTACAAACTTTTCGTCCTTGAAAATGATGTCTTTACCTcgttattttctttatatcaAATACGATACCTTTTTGAAGTTTCTAAATATCCGACAAAGTATCCTTTTTGGCTTAAATTCTTTCGCAGTTGTTTTGGAATTAAACTGTAtgcatttattacaaattctaCAAACTTGTCTATTTTAGGAAGTTTATCAAACCACAACTCGTATGGAGTTTTACATACTTTCCCTGAATTAccagtataatttaatgacaaCACTACTGTATTGACTGCTTTTGCCAACAGTGATTTTTGGGCCCCAAATTTGTATGCCGTAAGATCAAACTGGCCTGATGATTACTTTGTACGTCAGTAGTTGGGTTTTGAGACtcaaatttgatttaagtAGAGGTCTAAGTAGATGGAGGCGAGAGTTAAGTTGTTTACGTTTTTGTTGGTGTGGTTTGACCAAGTTAATCTTTTATCAATAGTGATACCTAGTTATTTGGTTGACAGATGAAGTAGAATTGGcttgttattgaattttagtGGTGGGCATTCCATTTTGTTTAGGGATAAGTTCATCTGAGTGGATTTTTCGtcgttgattttaattttccagTTTTTGGCCCaagattctattttatttaggcGTAGTTGTAAATTTCGAGACGGGAtatcacaatttttaatatttgatgtaaGATTTAAGTATTTCCGTGTCGTCAacgaaaatagtttaatttgttGTAGGTATATCAGCTGTgaagatattataaagaataggTGAAAGGTCACTACCCTGGGGAACATCCAAGGCTAGGCATTAacgaattaaaaagttaaagttaagttaaaaagttaatttattttaacttattaacttaACTAGTTACGTTTGGATTTTCATTAACTTAACTATTaacttactaaaattattttttaattaacgcaaaattaacgaatttatttttcattttaaaacataagttaagttcatttatatttaaatatttatattacaaacacacaaataatatctGTATGAAAGactttattaatgtaaattaattattatttagatgactattattttttatacatatatataaaaacgaaaaactaataaaatacatactaggtatatagaaaaatactgTGTCGTATGAAGTTTAAGCATTATTgtctataatttagttttgcgTTGGTAAGAAATAAAGTAcgctatgtataaaaaaatatttttttttaacttaataaaagtttaaaaaaaatgtttattaacttttaacttaagtGAGTTAACCAACAattgtattaacttttaactttttcttattgatgcatattaatttaactgagttaaaaaaattattaacttgtcCAGCCATGGCaacatcacacacacacacgcgccaattttctataatattataaggccTAAACTAACATGGTGGCATAAGATAAGaatgtcataaaaaattgatgacttaaaaaaacgtatttgaatttaaaacgcttatcgaataaaattgtacacgtctattcgatatttttcaattacaattaacaatttctgagaaaaattttattacgtTTTCAAACTTTGGAtacttaaactaaaaatagaatgaagttataaatacaaaaaaattataaattgtctggattttaataatacctatattaatccaaaaaaaccctaaataatattgtatctataaagatatttaaataatatatttttacctttgcAACCGTCTTCCCTATGAGAATATTACCCTATTATAGCAATAGATTTTGGACCATTACACCGTAGGTCTATACACCTCTATGCTGTATCATACAACTTTTTCACAAGAAATTAAACATTGTATAACTTTgacgtaattaataattattatcacacgAATTGAATTGAATGACGCGTGCTAACCGCATGGCTAAATGTATGACGGCCGCGTCCTCTGGTATTCTAAACCgtaatgagtaatgaccaAACTCTTATTAAATTAGCCAGCGTTTTTAACTTCATGCAACTAATACGAGGCATGATGGTATATGCAATATGCTTGTTAATTAACGCCCGGTTCTTTAAGACCGTATTGACATTTGAATTTAACAACTATCAACATCTAGCGCTCATGCAGTCTCGAAAACAAACACAATTTTAGATTAGAAACACttttattggtttaaaaatacaaacatataaaaattactggGCTGACCACCGGCCGTTACATTCACGTGCAGTGGTTAACAATAGGAggctatacaaaaaaaatattacttacttaCCCAtagaaattgaataaaaaacatacagaTACAGATGacagataaaaatgtttaacaaatacttgtaagttgtaacgtaaaatattatggataGCTGtgatggtataatattttgatagtatGAATAGATAATCGCTATTGTATCACCCATTATTGTTCGTATACAGGATAGTGCTAAGTTTTTTGTCACACAATTCCTATTATAGCTTGATAGAATTACTCACAAATATGATTGTGCTAGCCTAGATTTAGTTTTGGCGTGGTTATCCGTCTCCAGAACCACTATGATTCTTTTCCGTTCATAACTGTTTCcagtttatttgtatttagatCGAGTTCTGTCACGTATTGAAAGTCTGCGCttaatatcaaaacatttttactctaTCCCAAAGTGAAACTTTCTAGGCCTAGAACTTCTCCATTCAATTCTATTTCATACATaacgttttcaatttttgttgaaCCAGGTTCAAGTTTTGTTACGCattgaatatttacaattgccgatattaaaatatttttgttttgatccAAGGTAAAATTTTCTTGACCCAAAATGGCCAGAACTTCTACGATGATTTTATTCCATACATAACGTTTTCAATGTCTGTTGAATTAAGATCTCAAGTTCTGCTATACGttgaatatttgtaattgaagATATCGAATTATCTTTAGTATGTCCTTCAGGCTACAGGGTTGGAATTATTCtagttcaaaaattttaaatccgaTTCCGTGTATAttctttaagtaatattatttatggctTTTCTCTGTATTTTGCAATTCATCTCCtttattttctgttatttCGTGCACGGTTCTttgaacaacaattttatttttatttatttcgatacttacttcaattattttaattcttcagATTTACGAAGTAAACGAAGATTTAAAGTACGTAGCTCAGCCAACAgtatcaaaactatttttggcGGCTTCTAAACAAGATGATGACCGACTTTGTGCTTCGTACAATATCTTTTTGTTAATTGCTAAATCAAGCAAACCATACAGTATTGGAGAAGATTTTGTAAAACCGACAGTAAAAGAAGCTTTAATCACTGTGCTCCATAAACCAACGGAagatattatacgaaaaattCCTTTGAACAATAGCTCTGTACAAAG
This sequence is a window from Rhopalosiphum maidis isolate BTI-1 chromosome 1, ASM367621v3, whole genome shotgun sequence. Protein-coding genes within it:
- the LOC113553319 gene encoding uncharacterized protein LOC113553319 encodes the protein MAGQFDLTAYKFGAQKSLLAKAVNTVVLSLNYTGNSGKVCKTPYELWFDKLPKIDKFVEFVINAYSLIPKQLRKNLSQKGYFVGYLETSKSLHKDDPLEYSNKSEGDEGMDNKFESISEDNNEDQEHEQGDGSNVNVYNLRDRSNIKKPLRYDNSAFFIVKSDPVYFKEAVGSQNLP